GGCCACGGCCAGTTCGGGCGCGGTGTCCCCAGGCGCCGGCCGCCCCTCGGCCAGCGCGACGAGGTCACTCGTCCACAGTCGCATCAGCCGCCCGAGCCCGGCCCGATCCGTCCCGAGCTTGAAGCTGACCAACTCCGCAGCGGCCGGCGCGGCGCGCGCGATCCCGGCTTGATGGTCGCCGTACGGCGAAATAGTCCGAGAAACAGGTGCCTCGGCGGTGTCGTTGTCGAGAGCAACGACAGCACCGCCCGTGGCCGCGGCGCCTGCTGCGGCCGCACCGGCGTACCCGAAGAACTGCCGTCTGGTCGTCACTTGGTGTGGTAGTGCTCTTCTTCCTCGGTGAACGCCTTGACCGGGACCTTGAGGTCGTGGGTGGTGTTGTCGGAGAACTTGAGCGTGAGCGGGACCTCGTCACCGGGATTCAGCGGCCGCTTCAGGGACATCAGCATGATGTGGTCGCCGCCGGGGGAGAGGTGGGCGTGGGAGCCGGCGGCGACGGTGATGCCGCCCGGCTTCTCGCGCATCACCATCTTGCCGTCCTGCATCGCCATCTCGTGCAACTGCACCACCCCGGCGATCGGGGAAGTTGCCGAGGTCAACTTCACGTCGG
This Kribbella sp. NBC_00482 DNA region includes the following protein-coding sequences:
- a CDS encoding copper chaperone PCu(A)C; this encodes MKTKLLAAAAVVTFLVSSCGSTEKPATQEAAVTTPGVLVEDAWVRATTGAKDTTMTAAFLSLTNRGDTDVKLTSATSPIAGVVQLHEMAMQDGKMVMREKPGGITVAAGSHAHLSPGGDHIMLMSLKRPLNPGDEVPLTLKFSDNTTHDLKVPVKAFTEEEEHYHTK